A genomic segment from Drosophila miranda strain MSH22 chromosome 3, D.miranda_PacBio2.1, whole genome shotgun sequence encodes:
- the LOC117188127 gene encoding putative mediator of RNA polymerase II transcription subunit 12 translates to MVLGGSKLLPADSEPSSSEKLRSFNRAVKEARGKIQDLYGQDQYRRQPRHTIDDMLASFAQTSSGESEDNAMAEAANAWYRDFQTGHKKSHTVSKQRGTNYESNYLKYMQNTEIGKVKQKYKDTAVDPIILVFETTMAPFQYGGSGLTYLDIKLKQAQEILNEHEKTSKRDPYRVKEYHKKAELNDDLPEFENRPVPDGLYEQTLLRLDSPKWRPNNLLHEANYKLSKIEQEASENAQRKIPPKGRGLNKRSSYHGFNPMNEIKLKTSNRLMLKGMGPSLPSNALVESQHAHLVDELIKRRERKMRREQEQQQDPDLYLDHYQEQNQEGYMSDDGERRQQYDGLSPMTNKMRQSPEVVSSGGHNMLDLPQSYDYRLPPYDRFHALSQRQMPNMVDYLHPNRRSVGDPGRYKREHTLNMTLATTAKVAVNESGTKAEQLDIPSVPALKESEPKVEEQQDVKVEPDKEPIDSKVVGKATAFEKVQVEAEAKSLKVRTDIEVKPTEPTELKDDAVSVSEADISTKPEVGESAQDSAVKVESIEAKTRLETDAISEAEGSLETQNKSNSHAVLQSVLEQPQVQEKSQAAASIKDAVLQESIKLTVEESFTSRPADEVSEEPERSKIAPGTPHLPNPDAVVKLLANELSHFSGDKDRNKRHIQSLRRRWSPRKNRRSKRSIGEEQQPPECPERTKRMAAPLLDDLEDHNGNHLHFGDLGSGLLMSDVEEETDPYGEVEASLYDASSVQVPMMNQRANGVYQLTQQPLQIPQQQQPQQQQQQQQQQQQQQQQQQQQQQQQQPQQLQQPSNLKASFNLTNFFNELQKLQKNRPLQLQENRPAQQQQQQKLQQQQQQSPIQHQYLPKQQHFPQKPYLPKQQYLPPQQQAPLQTQQKQLIAPPLMKQSAVHRYFGPFFNKQVKNNMLSTVDPCIT, encoded by the coding sequence ATGGTGCTGGGTGGTTCCAAGTTGCTCCCGGCCGACTCGGAGCCGTCGAGCAGCGAGAAATTGCGCAGTTTCAATCGGGCCGTGAAGGAGGCGCGCGGCAAGATTCAGGATCTCTACGGCCAGGATCAGTACCGAAGACAGCCCAGGCACACCATCGACGATATGCTGGCCAGCTTTGCCCAGACCAGCAGCGGAGAATCGGAGGACAATGCCATGGCGGAGGCAGCCAACGCCTGGTATCGGGACTTCCAGACAGGCCACAAGAAATCACATACTGTCAGTAAACAGAGGGGCACGAACTACGAAAGTAACTACTTGAAGTATATGCAGAACACAGAGATCGGCAAGGTGAAGCAGAAGTACAAGGATACTGCGGTGGATCCCATCATTCTAGTGTTCGAGACCACCATGGCTCCCTTTCAGTACGGTGGTAGCGGTCTCACCTACCTGGACATCAAGCTGAAGCAGGCCCAGGAGATTCTAAACGAGCATGAGAAGACTAGCAAAAGGGATCCATACCGGGTGAAGGAGTATCACAAGAAGGCAGAACTCAACGACGATCTACCGGAGTTTGAAAACAGGCCAGTGCCGGACGGGTTGTATGAGCAAACATTGCTCCGGCTCGATTCGCCCAAATGGAGGCCGAACAATCTGTTGCACGAGGCCAACTACAAGCTGTCTAAGATCGAGCAGGAGGCCTCTGAGAACGCCCAACGGAAAATTCCGCCCAAGGGCAGGGGTTTGAACAAGCGCAGCTCCTATCACGGCTTCAATCCAATGAACGAGATCAAGCTAAAGACAAGCAACCGCCTCATGCTCAAGGGCATGGGACCCTCGCTGCCGAGCAATGCGCTGGTGGAGAGCCAGCATGCCCATCTCGTGGACGAACTGATAAAGCGCCGGGAGCGGAAAATGAGacgggagcaggagcagcagcaggatccAGATCTGTATCTGGATCATTATCAGGAACAGAATCAAGAGGGATACATGAGCGATGATGGTGAACGGCGGCAGCAGTACGATGGCCTCAGTCCGATGACCAACAAAATGAGGCAGTCTCCGGAGGTTGTATCCTCCGGTGGCCACAACATGTTGGATCTGCCACAGAGCTACGACTATCGCCTGCCCCCGTACGATCGCTTCCATGCTCTCAGCCAGCGGCAGATGCCCAACATGGTCGACTACTTGCACCCCAATCGCAGGTCCGTTGGGGACCCGGGACGCTACAAGCGGGAGCATACCTTAAATATGACCCTGGCAACGACAGCGAAGGTGGCCGTGAATGAGTCAGGAACTAAGGCCGAGCAGCTGGACATCCCGAGTGTGCCTGCGCTCAAGGAAAGTGAACCAAAAGTCGAAGAACAACAGGATGTCAAAGTGGAGCCGGATAAAGAGCCAATCGACAGCAAGGTGGTGGGTAAAGCTACTGCTTTCGAAAAGGTGCAAGTCGAGGCTGAAGCAAAGTCACTGAAAGTGAGAACGGACATTGAGGTTAAGCCTACGGAACCTACAGAGCTGAAAGATGatgctgtatctgtatctgaggCGGACATTTCAACAAAGCCGGAGGTGGGCGAAAGTGCTCAGGACTCTGCTGTTAAGGTGGAAAGCATCGAGGCCAAGACAAGGCTAGAAACAGATGCCATCTCTGAAGCCGAGGGTAGCCTGGAGACCCAGAATAAGTCAAACAGCCATGCCGTCCTACAATCGGTACTTGAACAGCCACAGGTTCAGGAGAAGTCCCAGGCGGCAGCCAGCATTAAAGATGCAGTGCTGCAGGAGAGCATCAAGCTGACTGTGGAGGAGTCGTTCACGTCCAGGCCAGCCGATGAGGTTTCCGAAGAGCCTGAGAGATCAAAAATAGCACCAGGTACTCCCCATTTGCCCAATCCCGATGCAGTGGTCAAACTTCTGGCCAATGAGCTGTCGCATTTTAGTGGCGACAAAGATCGCAACAAGCGGCACATCCAAAGCCTACGTCGTCGCTGGTCTCCCAGGAAAAACCGGCGCTCCAAACGGTCCATCGGAGAAGAGCAGCAGCCCCCGGAATGCCCCGAGAGAACCAAGCGCATGGCTGCTCCTCTGCTGGACGACCTGGAGGACCACAATGGGAATCACTTGCATTTTGGAGACCTTGGAAGTGGCCTTCTTATGTCCGATGTCGAGGAAGAGACCGATCCTTACGGCGAGGTCGAGGCCAGTCTGTATGATGCTTCTAGCGTTCAGGTGCCCATGATGAATCAGCGAGCTAATGGAGTCTACCAGTTAACGCAGCAGCCTCTGCAGAtaccacagcaacagcagccgcagcagcaacaacagcagcagcaacagcagcagcagcagcagcaacaacagcagcaacagcagcagcaacagcagccgcaacagctacagcaacCCTCCAATTTAAAGGCCAGCTTCAATTTGACTAACTTTTTTAATGAGCTTCAGAAGCTGCAAAAGAATCGTCCGCTTCAGCTGCAAGAGAATCGTccagcgcagcagcagcaacaacaaaaactgcagcagcaacagcagcagtcaCCGATTCAGCATCAatatctgccaaaacagcaaCACTTTCCACAGAAGCCatatctgccaaaacagcaaTACCTGCCACCTCAGCAACAGGCACCTCTACAGACCCAGCAAAAGCAGCTGATAGCGCCGCCGCTAATGAAGCAATCCGCAGTCCATCGATACTTTGGTCCTTTCTTTAACAAGCAGGTCAAGAACAACATGTTGTCCACAGTGGATCCATGCATTACATAA